One segment of Candidatus Goldiibacteriota bacterium DNA contains the following:
- a CDS encoding O-antigen ligase family protein, with protein sequence MQEKRNNSLQNYFFYGIFLCVLAFSSLFYDMYQLPKALLLTAGCAVYIAVFSFFSKKIYFGSAAIAASVFLFYIMARALLSLYNFPPVYYLLTLLIPAAFFMPLITKLKSGNFLIFINIISFVSSIYALSQYINTGERPLSFFGNPVFLAEFTACLFPLILVSLLAYEKYKPFTSVNLCLSLLVLALASSRGAVLSLFVSLLIFLYLFFTDKPFPAAAKKKTAVIMLIVLVLFTAITFLPRFKPAISYNINRALEIAGGGGASLSNRAVILKTGLKMSAEKPVFGFGAGGFRYYFQKYQASVITPEKPYFISTSYAHNDYLQLFVETGAAGLLLFLLFVSALLISFDRGKALILRQDKPLAYALLASVIFFLCESLYNFPLFIMPSAFIFWLFCGYLYSLPGAGKNVIQIPSRLLPVLTVPIFIYIFISLLPAAANLHIKKGFNALLKKTNMEMVYFDKALMLEPHNFFTRYYRGYSLLNNDRKKAYIEYQEALKIYPYSADMLYNLGAMHLSDNENYEAESYLKKALELNPYFGMAHTAMATLYMKTGRENLASLELYLASKYDPNSLGKGTDQIIMMMEETKIKP encoded by the coding sequence ATGCAAGAAAAACGCAATAATTCTCTCCAGAACTATTTTTTTTATGGTATCTTTCTGTGCGTCCTTGCTTTTTCATCCCTGTTTTATGACATGTATCAGCTGCCTAAAGCCCTGTTACTGACAGCGGGATGTGCCGTATATATAGCTGTCTTTTCTTTTTTCAGTAAAAAAATTTATTTTGGATCAGCCGCAATAGCCGCATCCGTGTTTCTTTTTTATATTATGGCGCGCGCTTTGTTATCGCTGTATAATTTTCCGCCTGTTTATTATCTGCTTACTTTATTGATACCTGCGGCTTTTTTTATGCCGTTAATAACAAAACTTAAAAGCGGTAATTTTCTTATTTTCATCAATATTATTTCATTTGTTTCTTCTATATACGCGCTTTCTCAGTATATAAATACCGGCGAACGGCCCTTATCTTTTTTTGGAAACCCTGTCTTTCTTGCAGAATTTACCGCCTGCCTTTTTCCTTTGATACTTGTATCACTTCTGGCTTACGAAAAATACAAGCCTTTTACCTCGGTTAATCTTTGTTTATCCCTTCTTGTACTTGCTCTTGCTTCTTCAAGGGGCGCTGTACTGTCGCTTTTTGTCTCCCTTTTAATTTTTTTATACCTGTTTTTTACCGATAAACCTTTTCCGGCAGCCGCTAAAAAAAAGACGGCAGTAATTATGCTTATTGTTTTGGTTCTTTTCACGGCAATAACATTTCTCCCGCGTTTTAAACCCGCAATCTCCTATAATATTAACAGGGCGCTTGAAATTGCCGGCGGCGGCGGCGCTTCCCTTTCTAACAGGGCGGTCATTTTAAAAACAGGGCTTAAAATGTCCGCAGAAAAACCTGTTTTTGGCTTCGGCGCAGGCGGATTCAGGTATTATTTTCAAAAGTATCAGGCTTCGGTTATAACACCGGAGAAACCTTATTTTATAAGCACTTCTTACGCCCATAACGATTATCTTCAGCTGTTTGTGGAAACGGGCGCGGCAGGACTTTTGCTTTTTTTATTGTTTGTATCCGCGCTGCTTATTTCTTTTGACAGGGGCAAAGCTTTAATCTTACGGCAGGACAAACCTCTGGCTTACGCGCTTTTAGCTTCTGTCATTTTTTTCCTTTGTGAATCGCTATATAACTTTCCGCTGTTCATAATGCCTTCCGCTTTTATTTTCTGGCTTTTCTGCGGATACCTTTATTCCCTGCCGGGTGCGGGAAAAAATGTAATTCAAATACCTTCGCGGCTTCTGCCGGTATTAACGGTTCCGATATTTATTTACATTTTTATATCTTTACTGCCCGCGGCGGCAAACCTTCATATTAAAAAAGGTTTTAACGCGCTTTTAAAAAAAACCAATATGGAAATGGTGTATTTTGACAAAGCACTTATGCTTGAACCGCATAATTTTTTCACCCGCTATTACAGGGGTTATTCGCTTCTGAATAATGACAGGAAAAAAGCCTACATAGAATATCAGGAAGCTTTAAAAATATACCCTTATTCGGCTGATATGCTCTATAATCTTGGAGCAATGCACCTGTCTGACAATGAAAATTATGAAGCGGAATCGTACCTGAAAAAAGCGCTTGAACTTAACCCCTATTTTGGAATGGCGCATACGGCAATGGCAACGCTTTATATGAAAACCGGCAGGGAAAATCTTGCTTCATTGGAACTTTACCTTGCCTCCAAATATGACCCCAATTCACTTGGCAAAGGCACCGATCAGATAATAATGATGATGGAAGAAACAAAAATTAAACCATAA
- a CDS encoding prepilin-type N-terminal cleavage/methylation domain-containing protein, whose product MKRQKNHTGGFTLIEALIVIAIMGIVTSGLGQMLNTAIYAWNFGSSNIAINMEGRNAITALSKFMQYAQSPTIKISRVDTNQPANSYISGKLAETVYVTTSSPGSCGFTTSTSDMVGGAGAEVEMFQYGRKLYARIPKLAAGSSISSPSTINYTYTYMTVTSHLDSFMVTFNDSKKEKSVSVAVRLSKMVYKNRPPIRVLLKQQIVLKHSTSAGFYGN is encoded by the coding sequence ATGAAAAGGCAAAAAAACCACACAGGCGGTTTTACCCTGATAGAAGCTTTGATAGTAATTGCCATAATGGGTATAGTAACATCGGGCTTGGGCCAGATGCTTAATACGGCAATTTACGCCTGGAATTTTGGTTCGTCAAATATTGCCATTAACATGGAAGGCCGCAACGCCATAACCGCGCTTTCTAAATTTATGCAGTACGCGCAGTCACCCACTATAAAAATTTCCAGAGTGGACACAAATCAGCCCGCCAACAGTTATATATCAGGAAAGCTTGCCGAAACTGTTTACGTCACCACATCAAGCCCGGGCAGCTGCGGATTTACCACATCAACATCAGATATGGTGGGCGGCGCCGGCGCGGAAGTTGAAATGTTTCAGTATGGCAGAAAACTTTACGCGCGCATACCCAAACTTGCCGCCGGTTCTTCCATTTCCAGCCCTTCCACCATTAACTATACTTATACATATATGACAGTGACTTCCCACCTGGATTCTTTTATGGTGACTTTTAACGATTCAAAAAAAGAAAAATCTGTCTCTGTCGCGGTCAGGCTGTCAAAAATGGTTTATAAAAACAGGCCGCCCATACGCGTACTTTTAAAACAGCAGATTGTTTTAAAACACAGCACTTCTGCCGGATTCTACGGGAATTAA
- a CDS encoding carboxypeptidase regulatory-like domain-containing protein: protein MKLFRDSKGLTFIEVIIASFVIVFLVMGSLNLITRVYNDIFASRVKTYAFNIAAENIENIKSYNFGSLKLTPDNLLPYPLTKLESDSNPWGNPADPSNILPVGGIQMKVYKIVQNAEEDDEGNIVGRTQADLPLSNLKKIRVIIAYQVKSASGGFMDRTTELETFVSNPESQMSGATIRGRVLRKERNCGNCNPAPPGHATKSYVHVEGFPQYSVKVGTEATTPQERGYYTIYNVLPGTYKLYTQGEGYERAEYENNPVIIEVTTNNVNGVNFFAPDIQDASISGTILDSSGNPINVNDYKKESREIRADDGTSFTTTADTHGDYSITGINPDVGSVSITAIFTHKDTGVTYYGAYPARVAVNNNSNITNVNITLQPVAGNTAVLMVQALDARDKSTPIGNINIVLKNVVTDAVMYTATTAPVSGIATILVDVGNYKITGAGNYYVPEEPTRFISVAAAPPVVKLYFYPSGSISGQLIDFDTNLPPAGPINLQAYSEYSRLVGSASSDTITGQYQFDGVWAGTNNVVRIFPEASSYAAYPDESAESIYSILVTQGNVTPNQNFTVQVNAKEVSGKLQISAPGVGNDIMDGAMIIAQPSSITTPPHIYSLDSVNADEKIQTSLKRKKIQFYGMVSERTGAYKIMLPANTDYDLYAYYSYVSYPASTILKYYKKITGVTPPSSDQDFSGAWITY, encoded by the coding sequence ATGAAGCTTTTTAGAGATTCTAAAGGCCTCACATTTATAGAAGTAATTATTGCTTCCTTTGTAATTGTCTTTTTAGTAATGGGTTCTTTAAACCTTATCACAAGGGTTTACAATGATATTTTTGCCTCCCGCGTAAAAACCTATGCTTTTAACATTGCGGCAGAAAATATTGAAAATATAAAAAGTTACAATTTCGGTTCGCTTAAACTTACACCGGATAATTTACTTCCTTACCCTCTTACAAAACTGGAAAGTGATTCCAACCCCTGGGGAAACCCGGCTGACCCGTCCAATATTCTTCCGGTAGGCGGAATACAAATGAAAGTTTATAAAATAGTTCAGAACGCGGAAGAAGACGACGAAGGCAATATTGTGGGCCGCACACAGGCAGACCTTCCGTTATCAAACCTGAAAAAAATTAGAGTTATAATCGCCTATCAGGTGAAAAGCGCTTCGGGCGGATTTATGGACAGGACTACAGAACTGGAAACATTTGTTTCAAATCCCGAAAGTCAGATGTCAGGCGCCACCATAAGAGGAAGAGTTTTAAGAAAAGAACGTAACTGTGGAAACTGTAATCCGGCGCCTCCCGGCCACGCCACAAAAAGTTATGTCCACGTTGAAGGCTTTCCACAGTATTCCGTTAAAGTGGGGACAGAAGCCACCACACCACAGGAACGCGGATACTACACAATTTATAACGTACTGCCGGGAACTTATAAACTATACACACAGGGCGAAGGTTATGAAAGGGCAGAATACGAAAATAATCCCGTTATAATAGAAGTAACCACAAATAACGTAAACGGCGTTAATTTTTTCGCGCCGGACATTCAGGACGCATCAATATCAGGTACAATACTGGACTCTTCCGGCAACCCAATAAACGTCAATGATTATAAAAAAGAATCGCGTGAAATACGCGCTGATGACGGAACATCTTTTACCACCACCGCGGACACGCACGGGGATTATTCTATTACAGGCATCAATCCGGATGTGGGTTCTGTCTCTATAACCGCCATATTTACGCACAAAGACACAGGCGTGACCTATTACGGCGCTTACCCCGCACGTGTGGCCGTAAATAACAATTCAAATATCACAAACGTCAATATCACCTTACAACCTGTGGCGGGCAATACAGCGGTCCTTATGGTGCAGGCGCTGGATGCCAGGGATAAATCCACTCCTATAGGCAACATTAATATTGTTTTAAAAAACGTTGTCACTGACGCGGTTATGTACACTGCAACCACCGCGCCCGTGTCCGGAATTGCAACAATTCTTGTTGATGTGGGTAATTATAAAATAACCGGCGCAGGCAATTACTACGTGCCCGAAGAACCCACAAGATTTATATCAGTGGCTGCGGCACCGCCTGTTGTAAAACTTTATTTTTATCCAAGCGGCAGTATAAGCGGGCAGCTAATAGACTTTGACACCAATCTGCCGCCCGCAGGCCCCATTAACCTTCAGGCTTACAGCGAATACAGCAGGCTTGTAGGAAGCGCGTCTTCTGACACCATAACAGGCCAGTATCAGTTTGACGGCGTATGGGCCGGCACCAACAATGTGGTACGCATATTTCCTGAAGCCTCTTCATACGCGGCGTATCCGGACGAAAGCGCAGAATCAATTTATTCAATTCTTGTAACACAGGGCAATGTTACCCCAAATCAGAATTTTACAGTACAGGTTAACGCAAAAGAAGTTTCCGGCAAACTTCAGATAAGCGCGCCCGGAGTGGGAAATGATATAATGGACGGCGCGATGATTATAGCGCAGCCTTCAAGCATTACAACTCCGCCCCATATTTATTCCCTGGACAGCGTAAATGCCGATGAAAAAATTCAGACTTCATTAAAAAGAAAAAAGATTCAGTTTTACGGTATGGTATCCGAAAGGACCGGAGCATATAAAATAATGCTGCCGGCAAATACAGACTATGATTTGTATGCTTATTATTCTTACGTATCATATCCGGCTTCAACCATTTTAAAGTATTATAAAAAAATTACCGGAGTGACCCCGCCTTCTTCTGACCAGGATTTTTCCGGCGCTTGGATCACTTATTAA
- a CDS encoding prolipoprotein diacylglyceryl transferase: MIPTITIGNLQFDSYLLFIIIASMSGFVFYFSGLTETKKEKNITHAYVLFFAAAFITGAVFIPKIFGIHGASFSAGIFLAVLVSIPAVKKYSTDLFHASDSSVAAAALGLSIAKIGCLFKGCCYGIPADPQKTFTIFYPQTSAAFEKFSGAPLLPSQIYQSLAFFIIFIVLIKFTKTIPYYKTAVFLILSCVLNSLILFTRPVSGAELWLFLTLNLITCLSAVIMLIIGKHLKPKI; encoded by the coding sequence ATGATACCTACAATAACTATAGGAAACTTACAGTTTGATTCATATCTTTTGTTTATTATCATTGCATCTATGTCAGGTTTTGTGTTTTATTTTTCAGGGCTGACCGAAACAAAAAAAGAAAAAAACATTACACACGCTTATGTGCTTTTTTTTGCCGCCGCTTTTATAACAGGCGCGGTTTTTATTCCAAAAATTTTCGGCATTCATGGCGCCTCTTTTTCCGCCGGTATTTTTCTGGCCGTTCTTGTTTCAATACCTGCAGTTAAAAAATACAGCACGGATTTATTTCACGCTTCTGACAGTTCTGTGGCAGCAGCCGCGCTTGGGCTTTCAATTGCCAAAATAGGTTGCCTTTTTAAAGGGTGCTGTTACGGCATTCCGGCTGACCCGCAGAAAACCTTTACAATTTTCTATCCCCAAACATCAGCGGCTTTTGAAAAATTTTCCGGCGCCCCCCTTTTACCCTCCCAAATATACCAGTCACTGGCATTTTTTATTATATTTATTGTCCTTATTAAATTTACTAAAACAATACCATATTACAAAACAGCGGTTTTTCTGATATTGTCCTGCGTTTTAAACTCGCTTATTTTATTCACCAGGCCTGTTTCCGGCGCGGAACTGTGGCTTTTTTTAACTTTAAATTTAATAACCTGCCTTTCAGCCGTTATAATGCTTATAATAGGAAAGCATTTAAAACCAAAAATCTGA
- a CDS encoding DUF11 domain-containing protein yields MKKALLTSVLSLLLSLPLSAAITGIDITMTPANPAPGDPVVVTLYYCANAYEAANFILAFTNTSTLRPDDSPGQVYLVSSAGINNPSNATGGGYQVAQQSAAYCQTLTWNLTVPGSLEPGDTIYVIAAGRAYDVRYDSMDSSDSVSFTVPLPPASASLTKTAEATTVIPGGNVLYTLNYSYVNSNSLVITDMVPPNCTLLQISPGGTNSGTAAGSSLSWTLPATGKRKSDIVWFLVNVDAALAPGATINNSAEWALTDTFSAVTNGISNDTTVTVIRPFAFIKSQQPVTAQMGDTVTYTLSVSLTGYSLNFYDSFDTNPITGYHNIGGSWSWMSDGAGSGYLYSPLQSSYPQYLRDTPVDFCDGIVQGDIYVGPGGNEDGLISFRHSNTNPALAYGIGVSGDHLPGDLYLQKTNPGVALPYCPVTWCSNALSVSDSRWYTVKVQVNSLSGYSTGIWAKAWAKGEPEPAAWMIAVTDTANATYTQIPACGYVGFQGHPDNYNYYDNLKVINGNPIASGAVIFDTVPAEITYIDGTGALAGVHDAAVYDPVSGVVSWLYPGLQTDKADILIWSGVINSCGQITNTGAIKANDFNPIVNSNSVMYDIPCGTPSITPTITPTSTITITVTPTITVTATPTMTPTPILPVLVMSKSVAPSSAATGDTITYTIRASNVTGLIAADNVIIWDTLPPKHTYIAGGTYDAVNRVVSFSTGTIPMGSYIDYSFTAMLDDSINKNEKFYNTALSNCDAASSAFVSNQTTLSAIVPDLELKKDVTYPNPTDGEAIIVFHLSVRADVTIKIFTISGETIRKIDGINGVKGVNKTLWDGLNDAGERVSSGVYIYKIDAVNGDEKKYVFGKMAVMK; encoded by the coding sequence ATGAAAAAAGCATTATTAACTTCTGTTCTTTCATTATTATTATCACTTCCATTATCCGCCGCAATTACCGGGATTGATATTACAATGACACCCGCAAATCCGGCGCCGGGCGATCCGGTTGTGGTTACGCTTTATTATTGCGCCAACGCTTATGAAGCGGCTAATTTTATTCTTGCCTTTACTAACACAAGCACTTTGCGCCCGGATGATTCACCCGGTCAGGTTTATCTTGTAAGCAGCGCAGGTATTAATAATCCTTCAAATGCGACAGGCGGCGGATATCAGGTTGCGCAGCAGTCAGCCGCTTATTGCCAGACTTTAACATGGAATCTTACAGTCCCAGGCAGCCTTGAACCGGGGGATACAATTTATGTTATAGCCGCAGGAAGGGCATACGATGTAAGGTATGACAGCATGGACAGTTCGGATTCAGTAAGTTTTACGGTTCCGCTTCCGCCCGCATCCGCTTCTTTGACAAAAACTGCGGAAGCAACAACTGTAATTCCGGGGGGAAATGTTTTATACACGCTTAATTACAGTTATGTAAATTCAAACAGCCTTGTAATTACCGATATGGTTCCTCCAAACTGCACTCTTTTGCAGATAAGCCCGGGAGGCACAAACAGCGGAACTGCCGCAGGTTCATCATTATCATGGACTCTTCCTGCTACGGGAAAAAGAAAATCAGATATTGTATGGTTTCTTGTAAATGTGGACGCGGCTTTGGCTCCCGGCGCGACAATCAACAATTCCGCTGAATGGGCGCTGACAGACACTTTTAGTGCGGTTACAAACGGTATAAGCAACGACACAACTGTGACGGTTATAAGGCCTTTTGCTTTTATAAAAAGCCAGCAACCCGTTACAGCACAGATGGGAGATACTGTAACTTATACCCTTAGCGTTTCTTTAACAGGTTACAGTCTTAATTTTTATGATTCTTTTGACACAAATCCTATAACCGGATATCATAATATCGGCGGGTCATGGAGCTGGATGAGTGACGGCGCAGGAAGCGGATATTTGTATTCTCCATTGCAGTCTTCTTATCCGCAGTATTTAAGGGACACTCCTGTGGATTTTTGCGATGGTATTGTACAGGGCGATATTTATGTGGGACCAGGAGGAAATGAAGACGGATTAATATCATTCAGGCACAGCAATACAAATCCGGCTCTTGCGTACGGTATCGGAGTTTCCGGAGACCATCTTCCGGGAGACCTTTATCTTCAGAAAACAAATCCGGGAGTTGCGTTGCCATATTGCCCTGTCACATGGTGCAGCAACGCGCTGTCAGTAAGCGACAGCAGGTGGTACACGGTTAAAGTTCAGGTAAACAGCCTGTCAGGCTATTCAACAGGGATTTGGGCAAAAGCATGGGCTAAGGGAGAACCCGAACCTGCGGCATGGATGATTGCCGTTACTGATACCGCAAACGCTACTTACACACAGATACCTGCGTGCGGATATGTGGGTTTTCAGGGGCATCCGGACAATTACAATTATTATGATAATTTAAAAGTGATAAACGGAAATCCGATAGCATCCGGCGCTGTTATATTTGATACCGTGCCGGCGGAAATTACATATATTGATGGAACAGGCGCGCTTGCAGGCGTTCACGACGCGGCGGTTTATGATCCGGTTTCAGGTGTTGTAAGCTGGTTATACCCGGGGCTTCAGACGGATAAAGCAGACATCCTAATATGGAGCGGGGTTATTAATTCATGCGGCCAGATAACAAATACAGGCGCGATAAAAGCGAATGATTTTAATCCTATAGTAAATTCAAACAGCGTTATGTATGACATACCGTGCGGTACGCCTTCAATTACGCCGACTATTACCCCCACTTCCACAATTACAATTACAGTTACGCCCACAATTACAGTTACGGCAACGCCCACAATGACTCCCACGCCAATTCTTCCGGTTCTTGTAATGTCCAAATCAGTCGCGCCGTCAAGCGCGGCCACAGGCGATACAATAACCTATACAATAAGGGCTTCCAATGTTACAGGGCTTATTGCCGCTGATAATGTAATTATCTGGGATACTCTGCCGCCAAAACACACTTATATAGCGGGCGGTACTTATGACGCGGTAAACAGGGTTGTGTCTTTCAGCACGGGAACCATACCTATGGGCAGTTATATTGATTATTCGTTCACTGCGATGCTTGATGATTCAATTAATAAAAATGAAAAATTTTATAATACCGCGCTTTCCAACTGCGACGCCGCGTCTTCCGCTTTTGTTTCAAACCAGACAACGCTTTCGGCAATTGTGCCCGACCTTGAACTTAAAAAAGACGTAACATATCCAAATCCGACCGATGGAGAGGCAATAATTGTTTTTCATCTGTCAGTGCGCGCGGATGTCACAATTAAAATTTTTACAATATCCGGTGAGACGATAAGAAAGATAGACGGTATAAACGGTGTCAAGGGAGTAAATAAAACATTGTGGGACGGCTTAAATGACGCGGGTGAACGTGTGTCATCCGGAGTTTATATTTATAAGATAGATGCCGTTAACGGGGACGAGAAAAAATACGTCTTTGGCAAAATGGCGGTTATGAAGTAA
- a CDS encoding tRNA 4-thiouridine(8) synthase ThiI yields the protein MKEKTCIALFSGGLDSMIAVKLLEKQGIKVIPVNFNIGVFFKKYIRENGELKYNKPLPAGMKVLVVDITKDFLNMVKNPPHGYGKNMNPCIDCKIIMMRKAKEMMQELGAGFVITGEVLGQRPMTQNSHSINMIKNESGLEGYLLRPLSAKLMEPTEPEKLGWVDREQLLDIEGRNRQQQIKLAVEFGITDVMETPGGGCLLTDEHYAARLNDLIQHNKEKEITERDMFLLSAGRHFRKNGIKFIIGRHNADNEKLEQVKEGAMVFEVMDIPGPLVLTFDSPDEETIRDIAAFSAGYTKLMDKDEVAVKIIKDNNERVIKVKPINREEAEKYKV from the coding sequence ATGAAAGAAAAAACATGTATCGCGCTTTTTTCGGGCGGTCTTGACAGCATGATTGCCGTAAAACTGCTTGAAAAACAGGGGATAAAAGTCATACCCGTTAATTTCAATATAGGCGTATTTTTTAAAAAATATATCAGGGAAAACGGGGAATTAAAATATAATAAGCCGCTTCCCGCGGGAATGAAAGTTTTGGTTGTTGATATTACAAAAGATTTTCTTAACATGGTTAAAAATCCCCCTCACGGCTACGGCAAAAATATGAACCCGTGCATAGATTGCAAAATAATAATGATGCGTAAAGCAAAAGAGATGATGCAGGAACTTGGAGCCGGGTTTGTAATAACTGGAGAAGTGCTGGGGCAGCGCCCTATGACACAGAATTCACATTCAATTAATATGATAAAAAACGAATCCGGGCTTGAAGGGTATTTACTGCGTCCGCTGTCCGCAAAATTAATGGAACCCACAGAACCGGAAAAACTTGGCTGGGTGGACAGGGAACAGCTTTTAGATATAGAAGGAAGAAACAGGCAGCAGCAGATTAAGCTTGCTGTTGAGTTTGGAATTACGGATGTTATGGAAACGCCGGGCGGCGGATGCCTTTTAACCGATGAACATTACGCGGCAAGATTAAATGACCTTATACAGCACAATAAAGAAAAAGAGATAACGGAGCGGGATATGTTTCTGCTATCCGCCGGAAGGCATTTCAGAAAAAACGGCATAAAGTTTATTATAGGAAGGCACAACGCGGATAATGAAAAATTGGAACAGGTAAAAGAAGGGGCAATGGTATTTGAAGTAATGGATATTCCCGGCCCGCTTGTCCTTACTTTTGACAGCCCTGATGAAGAGACAATAAGAGATATAGCCGCGTTTTCCGCCGGTTATACAAAGTTAATGGATAAAGACGAAGTAGCTGTCAAAATTATTAAGGATAATAATGAAAGGGTTATAAAAGTAAAACCGATAAACAGGGAAGAAGCGGAGAAATATAAAGTATAG
- a CDS encoding NYN domain-containing protein — MKIIIDGYNLMYRVRFKGVTLEQKREEMMDMIKEFLALNPNEVTVVFDASRSISNHRGHQRFGDIKAVFSGPGESADDIIEEMIRNRTGKAKDHMVISSDNRLIKYAIDNHFKSMTSDEFAEYLEQD, encoded by the coding sequence ATGAAAATTATTATTGACGGGTACAATTTAATGTACAGGGTGCGGTTCAAGGGGGTTACCCTTGAACAGAAACGTGAAGAGATGATGGATATGATAAAGGAATTTCTTGCGTTAAATCCAAATGAAGTGACGGTTGTGTTTGACGCGTCGCGTTCAATTTCCAACCACCGCGGGCATCAAAGATTCGGCGATATAAAAGCTGTTTTTTCCGGGCCCGGGGAATCTGCCGATGATATAATAGAAGAGATGATAAGAAACAGGACAGGCAAGGCAAAAGACCATATGGTTATTTCCAGCGACAACAGGCTTATTAAGTACGCCATAGACAATCACTTCAAATCAATGACTTCGGATGAATTTGCGGAATACCTTGAACAGGATTAA
- a CDS encoding BamA/TamA family outer membrane protein produces the protein MKKFLIIVVMLITASFVFAAEDDTKKYEDSWLILPLPLYSEETSLKGIITGAYFYNKKPDTFSSNIQLYLSYSLKNQVSVEEEGWHYWDNNEYKLYHNSFYKKYPDTFYGTGNSTGDEDAEKVTFQMLKFKGEFHKKIAGVLYGGVRLAFDSFVLLEAEKGGFIDNNIFYGSRGGSFFSQGVVLSYDSRDNSLYAMDGIYSSLYCDYYGFGAEEENRFLKMDFDYRQYFKIADNQSIAAEFFTGIISGNPPFQLMEQFGGDHKMRGYFYGRYRDKCMSFVQAEYRIMPWERVGFAVFAGAGDVYRDSPADMNVKFAGGAGVRIGLVPEERANLRIDLGYGRDGLAFIFYAFEAF, from the coding sequence ATGAAAAAATTTTTAATTATTGTGGTTATGCTTATAACAGCGTCTTTTGTTTTTGCCGCGGAGGACGACACTAAAAAATACGAAGATTCCTGGCTTATTCTTCCGCTGCCTTTATACTCCGAAGAAACAAGTTTAAAAGGGATAATAACAGGGGCGTATTTTTACAATAAAAAACCGGATACTTTCTCGTCCAACATACAGTTGTACCTTTCGTACAGCTTAAAAAATCAGGTATCTGTTGAAGAAGAAGGGTGGCATTACTGGGATAATAATGAATACAAGCTGTACCACAACTCTTTTTATAAGAAATACCCTGATACTTTTTACGGGACAGGAAACAGCACAGGCGATGAAGACGCGGAGAAAGTTACATTTCAGATGTTAAAGTTTAAGGGTGAGTTTCATAAAAAAATCGCCGGAGTTCTTTACGGCGGGGTAAGGCTGGCATTTGACAGTTTTGTCCTTCTTGAAGCGGAAAAAGGAGGCTTTATAGATAATAATATTTTTTACGGCAGCAGGGGCGGGTCATTTTTTTCGCAGGGTGTTGTTCTCTCTTATGATTCCAGGGATAATTCGCTGTATGCCATGGACGGGATTTATTCTTCTTTATACTGTGACTATTACGGGTTTGGCGCCGAGGAAGAAAACAGGTTTTTAAAAATGGATTTTGATTACAGGCAGTATTTTAAAATTGCGGATAATCAGTCAATTGCCGCGGAATTTTTTACTGGAATAATATCGGGAAATCCGCCTTTTCAGCTTATGGAGCAGTTTGGCGGCGATCATAAAATGCGCGGGTATTTTTACGGCAGGTACCGCGATAAATGCATGAGCTTTGTGCAGGCCGAATACAGGATAATGCCGTGGGAGCGTGTGGGTTTTGCCGTGTTTGCCGGAGCAGGAGATGTGTATCGGGATTCTCCCGCTGATATGAACGTTAAGTTCGCGGGCGGCGCGGGTGTAAGGATAGGCCTTGTGCCGGAAGAACGCGCCAATTTAAGGATTGACTTAGGCTACGGCCGCGACGGCCTTGCGTTTATCTTCTACGCGTTTGAGGCGTTTTAG
- a CDS encoding MarR family transcriptional regulator: MNKDAQKAFDMLVDISDRIRKSRKISIFKGEIKQLNLGQTFTLQLLFDSGRKTMGELAKAAGIKMPSMTESIARLEKLGYVEKKRDKKDKRKVFVELSERGKKIMKKTRDINLGYLGMFFSMISGRERQNAMELLKKIQGLLKKL, translated from the coding sequence GTGAACAAAGACGCGCAAAAGGCTTTTGATATGCTTGTGGATATAAGCGACAGGATAAGAAAAAGCCGTAAAATAAGCATATTTAAAGGGGAAATTAAACAGTTAAACCTTGGGCAGACTTTTACCCTTCAGCTGCTGTTTGATTCCGGCAGAAAAACAATGGGGGAGCTTGCGAAAGCCGCGGGTATAAAAATGCCAAGCATGACAGAAAGTATAGCCCGCCTGGAAAAACTTGGGTATGTTGAAAAGAAAAGGGACAAGAAGGACAAAAGAAAAGTTTTTGTGGAGTTATCCGAACGAGGAAAAAAAATAATGAAAAAAACAAGAGATATAAATCTTGGGTATCTTGGGATGTTTTTTTCAATGATAAGCGGCCGTGAAAGGCAAAATGCCATGGAGCTGCTTAAAAAAATTCAGGGGTTGCTGAAAAAATTATAG